A part of Mycolicibacterium sp. TUM20985 genomic DNA contains:
- a CDS encoding ATP-binding protein — protein MDGDISGDNFDLAAPDPAALVESLRAFGYTPQTAVADLIDNSITATADRIWIEFDWDGANSRIAIGDNGRGMTEPELKQAMRPGSTSPQEKRAADDLGRFGLGLKTASFSQCRRLTVITKTEASGLHARRWDLDTVVATHEWRLLHGYPMDCADLAERLNEQPRGTVVIWQQMDRIVATTDVDDEGAHRRFLELARLVRSHLSMTFHRFLTPREGRTVTVNETKVPPWDPFLSRSKARQVLATEELPLAGGKVLVQPVVLPHRSKLTEEEFDLAGGKRGWNSLQGFYVYRNKRLLVAGDWLGLGFQKEEHYKLARIQVDITNDMDELWQIDVRKSMAQPPGVLRAELSRIAKVTRVRAVEVYRHRGKILTRQKEKGLIPTWVQRVLHGKVSYQVNREHPAVVEALEHPSAPNVRNLLQIVEGTIPVPLISIASAERPEEQAGPFEGVSSNQLSALAVALYKSLRRRGDGHVAARDRVLTTDPFQYFPELYEVLDTHNEEEAGA, from the coding sequence GTGGATGGGGACATATCTGGGGATAACTTCGATCTCGCGGCGCCGGATCCGGCCGCCCTGGTTGAGTCCCTGCGGGCGTTCGGCTATACGCCGCAAACTGCCGTGGCCGATCTGATCGACAACAGCATCACCGCGACGGCGGACCGGATCTGGATCGAATTCGACTGGGACGGAGCTAACAGCCGGATCGCCATCGGGGACAACGGCCGGGGCATGACAGAGCCCGAGCTTAAGCAGGCGATGCGCCCGGGCAGCACAAGCCCCCAAGAGAAGCGTGCGGCCGACGATCTTGGGCGATTCGGCCTCGGTCTGAAAACGGCGTCCTTCTCGCAGTGCAGGCGGCTGACCGTGATCACGAAGACCGAGGCGTCGGGGCTCCACGCACGTCGTTGGGACTTAGACACCGTTGTGGCGACCCACGAATGGAGGCTGCTGCACGGTTATCCCATGGATTGCGCCGACCTCGCAGAGCGCCTCAACGAGCAGCCGCGGGGGACCGTGGTCATCTGGCAGCAGATGGACCGGATCGTGGCTACCACCGATGTCGACGACGAAGGCGCGCATCGTCGCTTTTTGGAGTTGGCCCGTTTGGTGCGTTCGCACCTGTCGATGACCTTCCACCGGTTCCTGACCCCGCGCGAGGGCCGGACCGTCACGGTCAACGAAACCAAGGTCCCGCCGTGGGATCCGTTCCTATCGCGTAGCAAGGCCCGGCAGGTACTGGCAACTGAAGAACTCCCGCTTGCAGGCGGAAAGGTCTTGGTCCAGCCGGTGGTGCTGCCCCACCGGTCGAAGCTCACTGAGGAGGAATTCGATCTCGCCGGCGGGAAACGTGGATGGAACAGCCTGCAGGGCTTCTACGTCTACCGGAACAAACGCCTGCTGGTAGCCGGGGATTGGCTGGGGCTCGGCTTCCAAAAGGAAGAGCACTACAAGCTCGCCCGGATCCAGGTCGACATCACAAACGACATGGATGAGCTGTGGCAGATCGACGTTCGCAAGTCGATGGCGCAGCCGCCCGGGGTGCTGCGGGCGGAACTTAGCCGCATCGCAAAGGTGACCCGCGTTCGCGCGGTGGAGGTGTACCGGCACCGCGGCAAGATCTTGACCAGGCAGAAGGAGAAAGGCCTAATCCCAACGTGGGTGCAGCGGGTGCTGCACGGCAAGGTCTCCTATCAGGTGAACCGCGAGCATCCGGCGGTCGTCGAGGCGTTGGAGCATCCGTCGGCACCGAACGTGCGCAATCTGCTGCAGATCGTCGAGGGCACTATCCCGGTGCCGTTGATTTCGATCGCCAGTGCCGAGAGGCCCGAGGAGCAGGCGGGGCCGTTCGAGGGCGTTTCCTCGAATCAACTGTCAGCGTTGGCGGTCGCTCTGTACAAATCATTGCGGCGGCGGGGCGATGGTCACGTCGCGGCGCGGGACCGGGTCTTGACGACCGATCCGTTCCAGTACTTCCCGGAGCTCTACGAGGTCCTAGACACCCACAACGAAGAGGAGGCCGGTGCGTGA
- a CDS encoding ATP-binding protein: MKLSTAAPSAARLTSSLRDIGYDFVSAVADLIDNSISAGATDVAVEIEFAGPDSVVYVADNGSGLNARGMMEALRFGSRRTYGSGDLGRYGLGLKTASLSQARCVTVVSRPAVRKRPLWRSLDLDLIAQLDEWVLAENPPDHAVEKSEEMLGTGTGTVVVWQNLDRVLPASGAHGGWAKRRFEVLADKTKQHLAMVFHRFLTGESGAPRISIRVNGDKVHAWDPFVRHEPGTQQLTNQQFELESATGVGAVELRRYILPGKKTFSTLSAFDEAAGPLNWNRQQGLYIYRENRLVQWGSWAGTRGIDEHTKLARASLDFDSNLDEVFNINVAKMRVSVPAQLKQMLDRPVSELCILADRVYRRQDADVGDDANDDVVDRDEKAPVSGALSEVGLALKSAAIQSGEYDGFRSVMRVMNEQHPELARGLGF, encoded by the coding sequence ATGAAACTTTCCACTGCGGCCCCGTCGGCGGCTCGGCTCACGTCCTCCCTGCGGGACATCGGCTATGACTTCGTCAGCGCGGTCGCCGACCTGATCGACAACAGCATCTCGGCAGGCGCAACCGACGTGGCAGTGGAGATCGAGTTCGCGGGCCCGGACTCAGTGGTCTACGTCGCCGACAACGGCTCCGGCCTCAACGCCCGCGGCATGATGGAGGCACTGCGTTTTGGTAGCCGCCGCACCTACGGTTCCGGCGATCTGGGTCGCTACGGTCTCGGTCTCAAAACGGCATCGCTATCCCAGGCTAGGTGCGTGACGGTTGTTTCGAGGCCCGCCGTCCGCAAGCGTCCACTATGGCGATCTTTGGACTTGGATCTGATCGCGCAACTCGACGAATGGGTCCTAGCCGAGAACCCCCCCGACCACGCCGTCGAAAAGAGCGAGGAGATGCTCGGCACCGGCACCGGCACTGTCGTAGTCTGGCAAAACCTCGATCGAGTGCTTCCCGCCTCTGGCGCCCACGGAGGTTGGGCAAAACGGCGTTTCGAGGTCCTTGCGGACAAGACGAAACAGCATCTAGCCATGGTGTTTCACCGGTTTCTCACGGGTGAGAGTGGCGCTCCGAGGATCTCCATCCGCGTCAACGGCGACAAAGTGCATGCATGGGACCCGTTCGTCCGACACGAACCAGGCACCCAGCAGCTGACCAACCAGCAGTTCGAGCTAGAGAGCGCCACGGGCGTTGGGGCGGTGGAATTACGTCGTTACATTCTCCCCGGCAAGAAAACGTTCAGCACCCTCAGTGCATTCGACGAAGCCGCGGGACCTCTGAATTGGAACAGACAGCAAGGTCTCTACATCTACCGCGAGAATCGGCTGGTGCAGTGGGGCAGTTGGGCAGGCACCCGCGGCATTGACGAGCACACCAAGCTGGCACGCGCGAGCCTTGACTTCGATAGCAACCTCGACGAAGTCTTCAACATCAACGTCGCGAAGATGCGGGTATCTGTACCCGCGCAGCTCAAGCAGATGCTTGACCGTCCGGTCAGCGAGCTGTGCATCCTCGCCGATCGGGTTTACCGACGGCAAGACGCCGACGTCGGCGATGACGCTAACGACGACGTGGTTGACCGTGATGAGAAAGCGCCGGTTAGCGGCGCGTTATCGGAGGTCGGCTTGGCTCTGAAGTCGGCGGCGATTCAGTCTGGCGAATACGACGGGTTCCGGAGCGTTATGAGGGTCATGAATGAGCAGCACCCCGAGCTGGCTCGAGGACTAGGCTTTTAG
- a CDS encoding DNA cytosine methyltransferase: protein MRPDEVSVFDFFSGCGGTSKGFSDAGLKISGAIDHDADSANSFRRNFPGVAVLNRDIREVSIEEVEVLTTHNGVRLFSGCAPCQPFSRQNKFRSSLDPRITLLQQFQRFVAALRPELVVVENVPGLQAASSNGPLGEFLRALAKAGYVTQLDVLRALDYGVPQERRRLVIVASRIGMPVLPRPTHAVTKRPPCTVRKAIGHLRPLPDGGVDDRDPDHAAMRLSEVNKERIRNTPEGGDRRDWDRNLLSDCHLVHGGHTDAYGRMWWDRPASGLTTRCLSYSNGRFGHPEQDRAISLREAALIQTFPSGFRFSGSLTSRGRQVGNAVPPLMARKIGQALVKSH, encoded by the coding sequence GTGAGGCCCGACGAAGTATCGGTATTCGATTTCTTCTCCGGGTGTGGCGGTACGAGCAAGGGCTTCAGCGATGCTGGACTGAAAATCAGTGGTGCGATCGATCACGATGCCGACAGCGCCAATTCTTTCAGGCGAAATTTTCCTGGAGTCGCAGTTCTGAACCGTGACATTAGGGAGGTTTCCATTGAGGAAGTTGAGGTCCTTACAACGCACAATGGCGTGAGATTGTTCTCAGGTTGCGCGCCGTGTCAGCCCTTTTCGCGTCAGAATAAGTTTCGGTCATCGCTGGACCCCAGAATAACTTTGTTGCAGCAATTTCAGAGATTTGTTGCGGCGTTGCGGCCAGAGCTGGTGGTAGTCGAGAACGTTCCAGGCCTACAAGCCGCCAGCAGTAACGGGCCACTTGGCGAGTTTTTGCGGGCCCTGGCGAAGGCTGGCTACGTGACCCAACTTGATGTGCTCAGAGCGCTCGACTACGGGGTTCCGCAAGAGCGGCGTCGACTTGTAATCGTCGCCTCCCGCATCGGTATGCCGGTGCTGCCTCGTCCGACCCACGCGGTGACGAAGCGTCCCCCGTGCACGGTGAGGAAAGCCATTGGCCATCTACGTCCGCTCCCCGACGGTGGGGTAGATGATCGCGACCCCGATCATGCCGCTATGCGGTTATCGGAGGTCAATAAGGAGCGTATCCGCAACACACCGGAGGGAGGCGATAGACGAGACTGGGACAGGAATTTGCTGTCTGACTGTCACCTCGTTCACGGTGGTCACACTGACGCGTACGGACGGATGTGGTGGGATCGACCCGCTTCTGGACTAACGACTCGCTGTCTGTCCTACTCGAACGGCCGGTTTGGTCACCCCGAGCAGGATCGTGCGATAAGCCTGCGCGAAGCGGCACTAATCCAAACGTTCCCCTCTGGGTTTCGCTTCAGCGGCTCATTAACTTCGCGGGGAAGGCAGGTTGGCAACGCCGTGCCACCGTTGATGGCGAGGAAGATCGGTCAAGCGTTGGTCAAATCGCATTGA
- a CDS encoding PD-(D/E)XK motif protein: MNVSQIWAELAAEAAAEGRFRRRIHQESVADLYLVVEKPAKTRALLIDVDLSGVELGELPSGRGLDLCRVPATAGGEALELVLSKPSFADLFDTLVIDVAKAAAAGVDKADVAARVTERVRRWQRFLRGSSTGLTPERQRGLFGELFFLRTILLGAVPAFTAVQAWVGPHGRPQDFAFGEVAVEVKTTIGAQPQLLRIASERQLDTTALKHLALYQLSLDAREGAGQTLPDMIAEVRKRLQDPMAADIFEDRLFDADYLDAQAGVYRDGYTVRAAGIFLIGDGFPRLVESDCPPGVGDVEYSISVSALGPFIVDASVLVPIIREATGA; this comes from the coding sequence GTGAACGTCTCACAGATCTGGGCGGAGCTGGCCGCCGAGGCTGCGGCGGAGGGCCGTTTCAGGCGTCGCATCCATCAGGAGTCCGTCGCCGACCTTTACTTGGTCGTAGAGAAGCCCGCCAAAACACGCGCGTTGCTCATCGACGTCGACCTGTCGGGTGTTGAACTGGGAGAGCTACCCAGCGGACGCGGGCTGGACCTATGCCGGGTGCCGGCAACGGCTGGCGGGGAGGCGCTCGAGCTAGTGCTATCGAAACCGTCCTTCGCCGACCTATTTGACACGTTGGTCATCGACGTTGCCAAGGCCGCGGCGGCTGGGGTCGACAAGGCTGATGTGGCGGCCCGTGTCACCGAGCGTGTGCGGCGGTGGCAACGATTCCTACGCGGGAGCAGTACCGGTCTAACACCGGAACGCCAGCGTGGGCTGTTTGGCGAGCTTTTCTTCCTGCGCACCATCCTGCTGGGTGCTGTACCGGCCTTCACTGCGGTGCAGGCGTGGGTGGGTCCACATGGGAGGCCACAGGATTTCGCCTTCGGCGAGGTTGCGGTCGAGGTCAAGACGACTATCGGTGCGCAGCCGCAGCTGCTGCGCATCGCCAGCGAACGGCAGCTCGACACGACGGCGTTGAAACACCTTGCTCTATACCAGCTTTCGTTAGACGCCCGCGAGGGGGCGGGACAGACGCTACCCGACATGATCGCTGAGGTCCGCAAGCGGTTGCAGGACCCAATGGCGGCCGACATTTTTGAGGATCGACTGTTCGATGCCGACTATTTGGACGCTCAGGCGGGGGTCTACCGGGATGGTTACACGGTGCGCGCGGCAGGCATCTTCCTGATCGGTGATGGCTTCCCGCGACTGGTGGAGTCGGACTGCCCCCCGGGCGTGGGTGATGTCGAATACAGCATCTCGGTCAGCGCACTTGGCCCGTTCATCGTGGACGCCTCTGTGTTGGTGCCGATCATTCGGGAGGCCACGGGTGCCTGA
- a CDS encoding Z1 domain-containing protein — protein sequence MSLTPLQMARRMAVMLLAAVDPVTNAAVVDVVDQVLAMEPMSAVRPERDQLIRDVEADCNVYIPDSGFLDGREGEDHLDWLPDRRGDVNWRLWQRYQRYLEDEKGYTARSTTKLDQVTDQILSRLENPLRPGRWDRRGMVVGQVQSGKTANYTGLICKAADAGYKLIVVLAGIDDSLRSQTQLRLDEGFLGYDTQKRMLFDKTNTRLGVGLLPGVDFYIVNTLTNSAQRGDFKKNIAENAGINVGGSDPLLLVVKKNKSILENLIAWATTTQQVLQQGATKARVPHVPLLVIDDECDHASVNTRDTFDTRTGAFDPDTDPTAINGCIRKLLDGFDQSAYIGYTATPFANIFIYKGAETKEHGEDLFPRSFLLSLKEPSDYIGATKVFGLTGDPDANIEAVEPYPIARNVDDADTWMPNNHRNGYQVPAELPDSLREAILSFVLVCAARSARGQSTEHNSMLVHVTRFNDVQQQVADLIGSELTYIRNLLEFGDKRKKNNLVDELRDLWEKDFVVTSTAFVDDKKLVQVTWDQVHSALRKAALKIEIKIINGTAKDALDYFGKPNGVSVIAVGGNKLSRGLTLEGLSVSYYLRASRMYDTLLQMGRWFGYRPGYQDLCRLFTTADLQRWYKNIALANQELLLQFDEMALTGGSPDDFGLRVRRSPDNLMVTAAAKMRTGTRMKLSYSGSVSETIVFSREAAVIAGNFEQTKQLTALLQNSAVRRPIDPKNPNIVWDDVDGHIVANFLDAFETHRGATKAQSRVMADYIRVRLQDDPAELSSWTVGLMSNPGTLREWPGFSVGCTERAKFPANEPLGEEYVIRRLVSPSDEKIDLNEDELAAALQRTRMLWKSGLTKSTRMTPPDNPNGPSIRMARPRGRGLLLIYLLDPELAELDVDSDPIVGIAASFPNSDNAKPIEYEINNVYWEQELASG from the coding sequence GTGAGTTTGACACCCTTGCAGATGGCTAGGCGTATGGCTGTGATGCTGCTGGCGGCAGTCGATCCCGTCACGAACGCTGCGGTGGTGGACGTTGTAGACCAAGTGCTCGCGATGGAGCCCATGAGTGCGGTGCGACCTGAACGCGATCAGCTGATCCGCGACGTCGAGGCGGACTGCAACGTCTACATCCCTGACTCCGGGTTTTTGGACGGTCGGGAGGGGGAGGATCACCTTGACTGGCTGCCCGACCGCCGCGGTGACGTTAACTGGCGGCTGTGGCAGCGCTACCAGCGCTACCTTGAGGACGAGAAGGGCTACACCGCACGATCCACCACGAAGCTGGATCAGGTGACCGACCAGATCCTGAGCCGGTTGGAGAATCCCCTTCGGCCTGGCCGATGGGACCGGCGGGGAATGGTGGTCGGGCAAGTCCAATCTGGCAAGACGGCCAACTACACCGGTTTGATCTGCAAAGCCGCCGACGCCGGCTACAAGCTGATCGTCGTGCTTGCCGGCATCGACGATAGCCTGCGCAGTCAGACCCAGCTGAGGCTGGACGAAGGGTTCCTTGGCTACGACACACAGAAACGGATGCTGTTCGACAAGACCAACACCAGGCTCGGGGTGGGATTACTACCGGGTGTCGATTTCTACATCGTCAACACGCTGACCAACAGCGCTCAGCGGGGGGACTTCAAGAAGAACATCGCCGAGAACGCCGGCATCAACGTCGGTGGGTCCGATCCGCTGTTGTTGGTGGTTAAGAAGAATAAAAGCATCCTGGAAAACCTCATCGCGTGGGCCACCACCACCCAGCAGGTGCTGCAACAAGGTGCGACGAAGGCTAGGGTCCCGCACGTCCCCCTGCTAGTAATAGACGACGAGTGCGACCACGCCTCGGTCAACACTCGCGACACCTTCGACACGCGTACCGGCGCATTCGACCCCGACACGGATCCGACGGCGATCAATGGATGCATTCGGAAGTTGTTGGACGGCTTCGACCAGAGCGCATACATCGGCTACACCGCGACACCGTTCGCAAACATCTTCATCTACAAGGGTGCAGAGACCAAGGAGCACGGTGAGGACCTTTTCCCGCGGAGCTTCCTCCTGAGTTTGAAGGAGCCGTCGGATTACATCGGCGCGACCAAGGTCTTTGGCCTTACGGGTGACCCGGACGCCAACATCGAGGCTGTCGAGCCCTATCCGATCGCTCGCAACGTCGATGACGCCGACACGTGGATGCCCAACAACCACCGAAACGGATATCAGGTACCCGCAGAGTTGCCGGACTCGCTGCGCGAGGCCATCCTCAGCTTCGTGCTTGTCTGCGCAGCACGCAGCGCGCGCGGACAGTCGACTGAGCACAACTCGATGTTGGTCCACGTAACCCGTTTCAACGACGTGCAGCAGCAGGTGGCAGATCTGATTGGTTCCGAACTGACCTACATCCGGAATCTGTTGGAGTTCGGTGACAAGCGCAAGAAGAACAATCTCGTCGACGAACTGAGGGACCTCTGGGAGAAGGACTTCGTCGTGACCAGTACGGCGTTCGTCGACGACAAGAAGCTGGTCCAAGTGACCTGGGACCAAGTGCACTCCGCGCTGCGCAAGGCCGCGCTGAAGATCGAGATCAAGATCATTAACGGGACCGCCAAGGATGCGCTGGATTACTTCGGCAAACCCAACGGCGTCAGCGTCATCGCCGTCGGTGGGAACAAGCTCTCCCGCGGCCTGACACTTGAGGGGTTGAGTGTCAGCTACTACCTGCGCGCCTCCCGGATGTATGACACGTTGCTGCAGATGGGGCGTTGGTTCGGATACCGGCCCGGTTACCAGGATCTGTGTCGGCTGTTCACGACAGCAGACTTGCAACGCTGGTACAAGAACATCGCGCTCGCCAATCAGGAATTGCTGCTCCAGTTCGACGAGATGGCGCTCACCGGGGGCTCGCCCGACGACTTCGGCCTACGGGTCCGCAGATCCCCGGACAATCTGATGGTGACCGCGGCGGCGAAGATGCGCACCGGCACCCGGATGAAGCTGTCCTACTCGGGAAGCGTCAGTGAGACAATCGTCTTCAGCCGTGAGGCCGCGGTCATCGCCGGCAACTTCGAGCAGACAAAACAACTGACCGCCCTGCTGCAGAACTCGGCTGTCCGGCGACCCATCGACCCAAAAAATCCCAATATCGTCTGGGACGACGTGGACGGACACATCGTCGCGAACTTCTTGGACGCCTTCGAAACACACAGGGGCGCTACCAAGGCGCAGTCCCGGGTGATGGCGGACTACATCCGAGTACGGTTACAGGACGATCCGGCCGAACTAAGTTCGTGGACCGTGGGACTGATGTCCAACCCGGGCACCCTGCGGGAGTGGCCCGGGTTCAGCGTCGGCTGCACGGAGCGCGCTAAGTTTCCGGCGAATGAGCCGTTAGGCGAGGAGTACGTCATACGCCGGTTGGTCAGCCCCTCGGACGAGAAGATTGATCTGAATGAGGACGAGCTTGCGGCCGCCCTGCAGAGGACGCGAATGCTGTGGAAGTCGGGCCTGACGAAGTCCACCCGCATGACCCCGCCAGACAATCCCAACGGCCCGTCCATCCGGATGGCCCGACCGCGCGGTCGGGGTCTGCTGCTGATCTATCTGCTCGACCCAGAGCTCGCCGAGCTCGATGTTGACTCGGACCCAATCGTCGGGATCGCCGCTAGCTTCCCTAACAGCGACAACGCTAAGCCGATCGAATACGAGATCAATAACGTCTACTGGGAGCAGGAGTTGGCGTCGGGGTGA
- a CDS encoding DNA cytosine methyltransferase, which yields MSLESASTSTRNYAVKQIRGPFLELPAHVGHVGTEKDLAALCTDMRLRGVQLAADLFSGAGGMSLGLEDAGFGVVLGVDHYDFAVQTHRHHFPGMSLEEDLADPATIKRVAKLLKRNNVNLVAGGPPCQPFSRAGRSKIRSRVLAGTADPNDERRDLWRSFLEVVQLARPEAVVMENVPDMALDREMFILRSMTEELEQIGYSVSARVIDTWRYGVPQMRQRLLLVALRGGVAFSWPDESPQRVTLWNAIGDMPPVEGGWRPEGGAFGWADYRGPRTGYQRWLRRRVAEADAERLFDHITRPVREDDRAAFESMTHKTKYTDLAPEFQRYRKDIFDDKYKKLDENDLSRTITAHIAKDGYWYIHPRQPRTLTVREAARIQTFPDDFRFAGPPSVAFKQIGNAVPPLIGQVVGEAVRSSLDLKVKERKSTRHVSATLASWFCEQPTIGPMPWLKTKSRWKFVLGEILLDRASATVVSAVWKVIDTAQADVSASNPPMKAAIDLLDELMSGIGRGQRMSAVRQLAEQMAIAPTALWQPSIDRAALSALPAALCDLVELALPTTADGKETEEPVLITKGVLRVASRFRGSDADKRNVHTDGRIAVAGMIGLGDHSRSAHLALIALAAETCLVDMPKCGECPLNRWCVAAQP from the coding sequence ATGAGTTTGGAATCTGCTTCGACATCGACGCGGAACTACGCGGTGAAGCAGATCCGCGGACCGTTCCTCGAGCTACCGGCGCACGTGGGACACGTCGGCACGGAGAAGGACCTGGCTGCCTTGTGCACCGACATGCGCTTACGGGGTGTTCAGCTGGCGGCTGATCTATTTAGCGGTGCTGGCGGGATGAGTCTGGGACTTGAGGACGCCGGTTTCGGCGTGGTTTTGGGAGTCGATCACTACGACTTTGCTGTGCAGACCCACCGGCATCACTTCCCTGGAATGTCGCTGGAGGAGGATTTGGCGGATCCGGCGACGATAAAGCGCGTCGCCAAACTGTTGAAGCGCAATAATGTGAACCTGGTTGCAGGCGGCCCACCTTGCCAGCCGTTTTCGCGAGCTGGCCGTTCCAAGATCCGGTCCCGTGTCTTGGCGGGGACCGCCGATCCGAATGACGAGCGACGCGACCTGTGGCGGTCATTCTTGGAAGTGGTCCAATTGGCCCGCCCTGAGGCAGTGGTCATGGAGAACGTCCCGGATATGGCGCTAGATCGCGAGATGTTCATTCTGCGCAGCATGACTGAGGAGCTGGAGCAGATCGGGTACTCGGTATCGGCGCGCGTGATTGACACATGGCGTTACGGCGTGCCTCAGATGCGGCAGCGCCTGTTGTTGGTCGCGCTTAGGGGCGGAGTCGCTTTCAGTTGGCCGGACGAGTCACCTCAACGGGTCACTCTTTGGAACGCAATCGGGGATATGCCCCCGGTAGAGGGGGGGTGGCGTCCAGAGGGCGGCGCGTTCGGGTGGGCCGACTACCGCGGACCCCGAACCGGATATCAACGGTGGTTACGACGCCGGGTGGCGGAAGCAGACGCCGAGCGATTGTTCGACCACATTACTAGGCCGGTGCGTGAGGATGACCGGGCGGCTTTCGAGTCGATGACGCACAAAACCAAGTACACCGATCTTGCACCAGAATTCCAGCGATATCGCAAGGACATTTTCGATGACAAATACAAAAAGCTCGACGAGAATGATTTGTCGCGAACTATTACCGCCCACATCGCCAAGGACGGCTATTGGTACATCCATCCGCGACAGCCGCGAACGCTGACTGTGCGGGAAGCCGCTCGGATCCAAACGTTTCCTGACGATTTCCGGTTCGCCGGTCCGCCCTCGGTAGCTTTCAAGCAGATTGGTAACGCGGTACCGCCACTTATTGGGCAGGTGGTCGGCGAAGCAGTGCGGTCGTCGTTGGATTTGAAAGTGAAGGAAAGGAAATCGACCCGACACGTCTCGGCGACGTTGGCTAGTTGGTTCTGCGAACAGCCCACCATCGGCCCGATGCCCTGGTTAAAGACCAAAAGCAGGTGGAAGTTCGTCCTGGGTGAGATATTGCTTGACCGCGCTAGCGCCACGGTCGTGAGCGCGGTATGGAAAGTAATTGACACGGCCCAGGCTGACGTGTCCGCTAGTAACCCCCCAATGAAGGCAGCAATCGATTTGCTGGACGAGCTAATGTCGGGGATTGGTCGAGGGCAGCGTATGTCGGCCGTGCGCCAGCTGGCTGAACAGATGGCCATCGCCCCGACTGCGCTTTGGCAGCCGAGCATCGACCGGGCTGCTCTGTCCGCCTTGCCGGCGGCTCTCTGCGACTTAGTGGAACTGGCGTTGCCCACCACGGCGGACGGAAAAGAGACCGAGGAGCCTGTACTGATCACGAAGGGTGTTCTCCGCGTTGCCAGCCGGTTCCGAGGTAGTGACGCCGACAAGAGGAACGTGCACACGGACGGTCGGATCGCGGTGGCCGGCATGATCGGGCTGGGGGACCACTCCCGGTCTGCACACCTAGCGCTGATTGCTTTGGCGGCCGAGACTTGCCTGGTGGACATGCCTAAGTGCGGTGAGTGTCCGCTGAATCGGTGGTGTGTGGCTGCGCAGCCCTAA
- a CDS encoding very short patch repair endonuclease, translating into MQSQKTTGTRIELQVRRGLHSRGYRYRVDRRLLPDHPFRGDIVWATRRLAVFLDGCFWHGCPVHGTAPKSNAEWWRTKLAGNRDRDRRTDAILERRGWTVIRFWEHENPDEIVESIIDRLKRRP; encoded by the coding sequence ATGCAGTCGCAGAAGACAACCGGCACAAGGATCGAGCTCCAAGTACGGCGAGGCCTTCATTCCCGTGGCTACCGATATCGCGTCGACCGGCGTCTCTTACCTGATCACCCATTCCGGGGTGACATCGTGTGGGCGACGCGCCGACTTGCGGTGTTCCTCGACGGCTGCTTCTGGCATGGATGCCCGGTCCATGGAACTGCCCCTAAATCCAACGCTGAATGGTGGAGGACGAAGCTTGCGGGCAACCGCGATAGAGATCGACGGACCGATGCGATTCTTGAACGGCGCGGCTGGACAGTAATCAGGTTCTGGGAACATGAAAATCCGGACGAAATCGTTGAATCGATTATCGACCGACTGAAAAGACGCCCGTAG